catcacagtccatcattgaaggaagtcacaGGGAAGGAACTCCAACAGGAACAGAGGCAGTAAtgatggaagaatgctgcttccaTTCCAAAGCTCCACAGCTCCTTCACAGTCTTCCCAAAAAACAACACAGTCAGggtggggaaactgtggttggcatacaatgtatgagagaagaataagtttttttttttaaaaaaagaataccacATGGAGCATTCCCACACCTGTGTGGAATTAAACTCTCTGCAGAAAGTTTGCCTTATGTTAATTCCTAGAAACAGAACTAGAAAGGTCATTAGTTATTTCTATACTTGTTTCTAACAGAGATTTCTAAATTGCCTCCCAGGACTATTTACTCAGTATCTTTCTTGAGGTGACCTGAGGTCTAAATTCCTGTTTTGTTTCATCCTAAGCATTTATGTCATTGAATCCATGTTTTTGATGTGATAATTAggtattttctaatatatattaaaaggtgTTGactaaacaggaaaaaagaataaCAGAGTCAAATCCATTTTAAGCAATACCGTACTCCTGTAccaatttctattttaattacttttggttgctgtgattaaatacaAAAATCAGCTTGAGAAGAGAGGGATTATTTAGCTAACACTTAGCAATCCtaatccatcattgaggaaaaCTGGGGCGAGAACACAAGCATGGGCAGAGGACAGTAACACAGAGGAATTCTGCCAACTCACTTGTTCTTCATTACTTGTGtatcttgctttcttatacaaaacAGGATCACTTTCCCAGGGATGACATTGTCCACCAAGGCATaggcccttctacatcaatcattagtaaagaaaataccctacagatatgcacacaggccaatctgacagaGGAAAATCCTtgattgagattccttcttcccaggtgactctagttttgtcaagctgacaaaagctGGTCAACACAGATGGTGAGAACTCAAACCAGGGTGTGAACTCTGACAAATAAGATCCCTCATTGCTAAAGGACTGTTATTGAGAAAGCCATCATCTCCAATCAGAACCCAGCTCTGGACCAAAATGAGGCTTCCTTGGAGATTTTGCAGATATTTTGTGTCACAGGCAtgaaaggcaggaagagacaccagcttcaagtgtgtgtgtgtgtgtggggggggtgatgAGAGAACCACTGttatcctgtctccaaaatagaCATTCCAAAGTCAAGTCTGAGTCATGCATGGTAGCTCAAGcttgcaatcccaacacttggaaagctgagacagAGACTAACATGAGCTATAACCAGCATTGGCCATAGAGTGAGTTTGAAATCTAGCccggttacagagtgagaccaacCTCAAGAACAAAACAATTTGAAAGTCAGTTTCCAATATGAGCTTATTTTGTATTCTGAAATCGTTCTCTTTTCCAGAAATTTCTGTTGCTAACTGTGTCTTTCCATTCATCTACGGTGATGAATTACACTTCAATTGTATCTCCACCCACAGTGACTTTGATTGGTGTTCCCTTGACTTTCGCTTCAAAGGAAGATGGCGCTACTGCACAGCACTGGGTGAGAGTCCTATAGGGATATATATCAGATGACAGAACCCAAGAGGAGAGAGGTTTTGGATTTCAGAAAGAATTGAGTTCAGATATTATCTTCTCTGCATAATTTTCAGAATGTGAAACCAATCAGATAGAAAAAATAGTTGACTATTTTCTCTACAGGGATTAATTTGAGGACAGTGTTCTTAGTGCATCCTTTATCCATCTTTCTCTGCAGATCCTCCAATATGTGTCTTCCCTTTCCAATTCAGAAAAAAGGCTATTTATGAATGCACCAAGGAAGGCTACATTTTGAATCGGAGTTGGTGTTCATTGACTGACAATTACAACAAAGATAAAAAATGGAAGCAATGTTCTCCTCACAAGTAAGATGATGGGAGAGGTGGGTCAATGTCCTATTAGCTGTGAAAGGAGCAAAGCATTAGGCTGATGGGTGAGAAGTCTGAGCTCTAGATCTCCTGGCTATGACTTTGTCAGGGAGCAGCAGACATTTCCTGTAAATTTGTCTCCTGTTGAGCA
The nucleotide sequence above comes from Peromyscus maniculatus bairdii isolate BWxNUB_F1_BW_parent chromosome 1, HU_Pman_BW_mat_3.1, whole genome shotgun sequence. Encoded proteins:
- the LOC143271991 gene encoding binder of sperm protein homolog 2-like isoform X1 — encoded protein: MRHLVGWLSLAVCMFRLNAELISHLHPPKQEISVANCVFPFIYGDELHFNCISTHSDFDWCSLDFRFKGRWRYCTALDPPICVFPFQFRKKAIYECTKEGYILNRSWCSLTDNYNKDKKWKQCSPHNF
- the LOC143271991 gene encoding binder of sperm protein homolog 2-like isoform X3 — encoded protein: MRHLVGWLSLAVCMFRLNAELISHLHPPKQEISVANCVFPFIYGDELHFNCISTHSDFDWCSLDFRFKGRWRYCTALDPPICVFPFQFRKKAIYECTKEGYILNRSWCSLTDNYNKDKKWKQCSPHK
- the LOC143271991 gene encoding binder of sperm protein homolog 2-like isoform X2, encoding MGFLLSWTPFVCEQQILKEELISHLHPPKQEISVANCVFPFIYGDELHFNCISTHSDFDWCSLDFRFKGRWRYCTALDPPICVFPFQFRKKAIYECTKEGYILNRSWCSLTDNYNKDKKWKQCSPHNF